From the genome of Burkholderiales bacterium:
GTGATTTAGCAGAAGGTAGGCTGCGAGCGAGAGTAGTGGCATAAACAAAAATACCGCGGCCCACGGTCGCCAATGCTTGGGCTTGGAAAGTGAGGACAACAGGGTCGCTTCCAGAACCCATATGTAAATCACCAGCAGAATTCCGCTTTCCTTGCTCAATGTGGCGAACGCGCCTCCTAACACCACTCCTGCCGAAAGCCACAGGTAGCCCAAGCCGTCCTCGCCTCGCAATAACCGCTCTCTGCCATGGAAATAAGCGAGCAGCCCGGCCAGAGTAAATAACGTACTCAACTCGGTCATGCGTTGCACGACATACAGAACGGTCGATACCTGCATCGGATGCAGCAGCCAGGCACCCGTAGTGGTGAGAGCGATCGCCAGTGTGCGGCTGCGCGGCCAGCCTACAATTTTGCCGAGTCTCAGAAGAAACCAGCAAAGCAGGCAGCCGTTCATCACGTGTAGCGACAGATTGACGTACTTGAACGCGCGCGCATCACCGGGCCAGTCGGCGTGTTGCAGAGCAAAGCTGAGCAGCGCAACCGGGCGTCCCAACGCTCCGGAAAACCCGCCCAACACATATTCCGCAATTTGCTTCCAGCTAGCCGGTTCCCCGATCTCAGTTAGTCCCCGCAAATTCGGGTAATCATCGAGCAGAAATCCGCCATTCAAGCCGGGGAAATAAATCAAAAAAACGCAGCCGAGAATCAACAGGAAAATCGCGGCCGCTAGTATTTCGTGCTTTTGCGCAGCGCCTGAATTATCTGCTGCCGCTAAAATGCCGGAGATTTTCAATATCGTTGACCAAATGACCCGTAAAAAGCCGCTATTCTACGGTAAGTGAAAATAAAAAACCCGCCCAAAAGCAGGGCGGGTTTTTAAGACCAGTTACTATTAACGGCAAGCTGAAGGACGGTATTTCGATAGAATCGTCGAATTAGCCCCCGTGTTGCTGCACGTCCAGGTTTTACCACCATCGCCGGTTTCTAACATCAGGGTTCCGCCAGCGACCAGTTTGCTAGCAGTGGTTCTCATAGTCGCCATGATTTGCAGCACGCCCGTCGAACCTTGGGCCGTAAGCTGTTGCACACCCTGAACATATTTGCCGATGGTATTGCCCATGACCGAAGAAGTTGACGTCGGCCATACACCCTTGTCGGAAAACCACTCGGCGTACGGCGTTTTGCCGCCGGACATCAGTTCGACCGCTTCAGACACTTGGGCGCGTGCCGTATAGTCCTGATAAGCCGGAATCGCGACCGCAGCCAATATGCCAATGATCGCTACCACGATCATC
Proteins encoded in this window:
- a CDS encoding pilin translates to MKHLQMGFTLIELMIVVAIIGILAAVAIPAYQDYTARAQVSEAVELMSGGKTPYAEWFSDKGVWPTSTSSVMGNTIGKYVQGVQQLTAQGSTGVLQIMATMRTTASKLVAGGTLMLETGDGGKTWTCSNTGANSTILSKYRPSACR